In Candidatus Babeliales bacterium, the DNA window TTAAAAAGCGTAGACCCATTACTTTTTTTGCAGAAAAATAGAGCGCAAAAGTTAATGCAGCCGTAGAAATGCTGACAACTGCATAGTTGCTGGCAATGTAGGAAGGGTAAAATGAAAATGGATATAACTGTATAAAATCAGAGATTAAATGAGGAGCGATTAGAAATTTAATAAATACTTTTGCTTGTTGATGTAAAATTTTGGGGAGAAAAGTTGTTTTTAGTTTTTTTAAAGTGAAATACAAACTAAAAACTATAGGGAAAAAATTATAAATGGTACTAATAGTATATAAGCTATACTTAAAAGATATTGTAGAGGCGAAAAAAATATTTTGTATTGCTAGATAAAGATGTAAAAAAGAAAATAATATACCTATTCCAATAAAGAAATATTGAAATATAGAAATTTTATAGTCTTTATTAATTAAACTTTCAATGAAAAGACTTAAAGCTTGATATTCAACAATAAACCATATCCAAGATATTCGTATAAAAAATGATACGAGCTTATAAGAAAAATCTGGAATAAAAAGTTTTTTGATTGTAAAAATAATCCAAGCCATATCAGAAAACATGGCACTTATAATTACAATAGATAGAAAAATCCATGGCTTTTTCACACTCGTTGATCTAAAAAATCCATGAATGATAATAAAAATTAATAAACCTGTTTTAAAACTAATTGATATTAATGTAATAAGTAATAAAAACGGAAAGCTATTTATTATTGTCTCAAAAAAATATAAAATATTGAACATATTATCTTGAATCAGTTAAATAATTTTAGTACACTACAGCATAATAATAAGAAATATTTTTAAAACCTAAATTTTTAGGAGGTACTATGAAATTCAGTATTTTAAGATTAACTCAAATGAGCTTGACAGTCTTAACATTTATTTTATCCATTGCGCCACCTTTTATGGATTAATTTTACCAAAAAAATACTGTTATAACAAATTGGAGTGGCTATTCACAAAAATAGCACTATAAAGCCATCGGTTGAAGAGCAACGTAAAAGAGCATTAAAAATAATTGATCTTTTGCAAAAAAATACCCTAGGTATGCAGCAGCCGATGGTTTTTTCTATTTCTGAAAAATTTGGTCATGATCCTTTCTTAATCTTAATCAGCTGTCTTTTAAGTTTGCGAGCTAAAGACACCACGACTTTACCTATTTGCCTTGAATTATTTACAATTGCGCGGACTCCGCAGCAATTATTAAAAATTTCGAAGATGAAATTAGAGAAACTTATTTATCCAGTTGGCTTTTATCAGAAAAAAGCTGCAGTACTCCATGATGTTGCAGATCAAATTATTACACGATTTGATGGCAAGGTGCCAAGCACGCGTGAAGAATTATTAAGTTTACCTGGTGTTGGCCGCAAAACAGCAAATTTAGTGCTTGGTGAAGGATTTGGTATTCCAGCAATTTGTGTTGATACCCATGTGCATCGTATTTCTAATCGACTAGGGCTTATCGCAACGCAAAAACCAGAAGAAACTGAAAAAGAACTGGAAAAAGTGTTACCAAAACAATTTTGGATTGAATGGAATCGATTATT includes these proteins:
- the nth gene encoding endonuclease III, whose product is MAIHKNSTIKPSVEEQRKRALKIIDLLQKNTLGMQQPMVFSISEKFGHDPFLILISCLLSLRAKDTTTLPICLELFTIARTPQQLLKISKMKLEKLIYPVGFYQKKAAVLHDVADQIITRFDGKVPSTREELLSLPGVGRKTANLVLGEGFGIPAICVDTHVHRISNRLGLIATQKPEETEKELEKVLPKQFWIEWNRLLVMWGQNICVPISPFCSRCALFDVCDRVGVIKSR